Proteins from a single region of Ailuropoda melanoleuca isolate Jingjing chromosome 15, ASM200744v2, whole genome shotgun sequence:
- the NR2C1 gene encoding nuclear receptor subfamily 2 group C member 1 isoform X2: protein MATIEEIAHQIIEQQMGEIVTEQQTGQKIQIVTALDHNTQGKQFILTNHDGSTPSKVILARQDSTPGKVFLTTPDAAGVNQLFFTTPDLSAQHLQLLTDNSSPDQGPNKVFDLCVVCGDKASGRHYGAVTCEGCKGFFKRSIRKNLVYSCRGSKDCIINKHHRNRCQYCRLQRCIAFGMRQDSVQCERKPIEVSREKSSNCAASTEKIYIRKDLRSPLAATPTFVTDSETARSAGLLDSGMFVNIHQSGIKTESTVLMTPDKAESCQGDLSTLASVVTSLANFGKTKDLSQNSNEMSVIESLSNGDTSLCEFHQEMQTSGDVSRAFDTLAKALNPGESTACQSSVQGMEGSVHLIAGDSSINYIEKEGPLLSDSHVAFRLTMPSPMPEYLNVHYIGESASRLLFLSMHWALSIPSFQALGQENSISLVKAYWNELFTLGLAQCWQVMNVATILATFVNCLHSSLQQERRKLLMEHIFKLQEFCNSMVKLCIDGYEYAYLKAIVLFSPDHPGLENMEQIEKFQEKAYVEFQDYITKTYPDDTYRLSRLLLRLPALRLMNATITEELFFKGLIGNVRIDSVIPHILKMEPADYNSQIIGHSI from the exons ATTGTTACCGAGCAGCAAACTGGCCAGAAAATCCAGATCGTGACGGCACTTGATCATAATACACAAGGCAAGCAGTTCATTCTGACAAATCACGATGGCTCTACCCCAAGCAAAGTCATTCTGGCCAGGCAAGATTCCACTCCAGGGAAAGTTTTCCTCACTACTCCAGATGCAGCAGGTGTTAATCAGTTATTTTTTACAACTCCTGATCTGTCTGCACAACATCTCCAG CTCTTAACAGATAATTCTTCCCCAGACCAAGGACCAAATAAGGTTTTTGATCTTTGCGTAGTATGTGGAGACAAAGCATcag GACGTCATTATGGAGCAGTAACCTGTGAAGGCtgcaaaggattttttaaaagaagcatccGAAAAAATTTAGTTTATTCATGTCGAGGATCAAAGGACTGTATTATCAATAAACACCATCGAAACCGCTGTCAATACTGCAGGTTACAGAGATGTATTGCATTTGGAATGAGACAAGACT CTGTTCAGTGTGAAAGAAAACCTATTGAAGTATCACGAGAAAAATCTTCCAACTGCGCCGCTTCAACAGAAAAGATCTACATCCGAAAAGACCTTCGAAGTCCATTAGCTGCAACTCCAACTTTTGTAACAGATAGTGAAACTGCAAG GTCAGCAGGGCTGTTAGATTCAGGAATGTTTGTGAATATTCACCAGTCTGGAATAAAAACTGAGTCAACTGTGCTGATGACACCAGATAAG gctgaatcaTGTCAGGGAGATTTAAGTACATTGGCCAGTGTCGTTACATCATTAGCAAATTTTGGAAAAACTAAAGATCTTTCTCAGAATAGTAATGAAATGTCTGTGATTGAAAGCTTAAGTAATGGTGATACCTCTTTATGTGAATTTCATCAAGAAATGCAGACCAGTGGAGATGTTTCAAG GGCATTTGACACTCTTGCAAAAGCATTGAATCCTGGAGAGAGCACAGCCTGTCAGAGCTCAGTACAGGGCATGGAAGGAAGCGTACACCTAATTGCTGGAGACTCGAGCATAAATTACATCGAGAAAGAGGGGCCACTTCTCAGCGATTCACATGTAGCTTTCAGg CTCACCATGCCTTCTCCTATGCCTGAGTACCTGAATGTGCACTACATTGGGGAGTCTGCCTCCAGGCTGCTGTTCTTATCAATGCACTGGGCACTTTCGATTCCTTCCTTCCAGGCTCTAGG ACAAGAAAATAGCATATCATTGGTGAAAGCTTACTGGAATGAACTTTTTACTCTTGGTCTTGCCCAGTGTTGGCAGGTGATGAATGTGGCAACTATATTAGCAACATTTGTCAATTGTCTTCACAGTAGCCTTCAACAGG aaagaagaaaattattgatGGAGCACATCTTTAAACTACAGGAGTTCTGTAACAGCATGGTTAAACTCTGCATTGATGGGTATGAATATGCCTACCTGAAGGCAATAGTACTCTTCAGTCcag ATCATCCAGGCCTAGAAAACATGGAACAAATTGAGAAATTTCAGGAAAAGGCATATGTGGAATTCCAAGATTATATAACCAAAACATATCCAGATGACACCTACAG GTTGTCCAGACTGCTACTCAGATTGCCTGCTTTGAGATTGATGAATGCTACCATCACTGAAGAACTGTTTTTCAAAGGTCTCATTGGCAATGTAAGAATTGACAGTGTCAtcccacatattttaaaaatggagcctGCAGATTATAACTCACAAATAATTGGTCACAGCATTTGA
- the NR2C1 gene encoding nuclear receptor subfamily 2 group C member 1 isoform X3, whose translation MATIEEIAHQIIEQQMGEIVTEQQTGQKIQIVTALDHNTQGKQFILTNHDGSTPSKVILARQDSTPGKVFLTTPDAAGVNQLFFTTPDLSAQHLQLLTDNSSPDQGPNKVFDLCVVCGDKASGRHYGAVTCEGCKGFFKRSIRKNLVYSCRGSKDCIINKHHRNRCQYCRLQRCIAFGMRQDSVQCERKPIEVSREKSSNCAASTEKIYIRKDLRSPLAATPTFVTDSETARSAGLLDSGMFVNIHQSGIKTESTVLMTPDKLTMPSPMPEYLNVHYIGESASRLLFLSMHWALSIPSFQALGQENSISLVKAYWNELFTLGLAQCWQVMNVATILATFVNCLHSSLQQDKMSTERRKLLMEHIFKLQEFCNSMVKLCIDGYEYAYLKAIVLFSPDHPGLENMEQIEKFQEKAYVEFQDYITKTYPDDTYRLSRLLLRLPALRLMNATITEELFFKGLIGNVRIDSVIPHILKMEPADYNSQIIGHSI comes from the exons ATTGTTACCGAGCAGCAAACTGGCCAGAAAATCCAGATCGTGACGGCACTTGATCATAATACACAAGGCAAGCAGTTCATTCTGACAAATCACGATGGCTCTACCCCAAGCAAAGTCATTCTGGCCAGGCAAGATTCCACTCCAGGGAAAGTTTTCCTCACTACTCCAGATGCAGCAGGTGTTAATCAGTTATTTTTTACAACTCCTGATCTGTCTGCACAACATCTCCAG CTCTTAACAGATAATTCTTCCCCAGACCAAGGACCAAATAAGGTTTTTGATCTTTGCGTAGTATGTGGAGACAAAGCATcag GACGTCATTATGGAGCAGTAACCTGTGAAGGCtgcaaaggattttttaaaagaagcatccGAAAAAATTTAGTTTATTCATGTCGAGGATCAAAGGACTGTATTATCAATAAACACCATCGAAACCGCTGTCAATACTGCAGGTTACAGAGATGTATTGCATTTGGAATGAGACAAGACT CTGTTCAGTGTGAAAGAAAACCTATTGAAGTATCACGAGAAAAATCTTCCAACTGCGCCGCTTCAACAGAAAAGATCTACATCCGAAAAGACCTTCGAAGTCCATTAGCTGCAACTCCAACTTTTGTAACAGATAGTGAAACTGCAAG GTCAGCAGGGCTGTTAGATTCAGGAATGTTTGTGAATATTCACCAGTCTGGAATAAAAACTGAGTCAACTGTGCTGATGACACCAGATAAG CTCACCATGCCTTCTCCTATGCCTGAGTACCTGAATGTGCACTACATTGGGGAGTCTGCCTCCAGGCTGCTGTTCTTATCAATGCACTGGGCACTTTCGATTCCTTCCTTCCAGGCTCTAGG ACAAGAAAATAGCATATCATTGGTGAAAGCTTACTGGAATGAACTTTTTACTCTTGGTCTTGCCCAGTGTTGGCAGGTGATGAATGTGGCAACTATATTAGCAACATTTGTCAATTGTCTTCACAGTAGCCTTCAACAGG ataaaatgtcaacagaaagaagaaaattattgatGGAGCACATCTTTAAACTACAGGAGTTCTGTAACAGCATGGTTAAACTCTGCATTGATGGGTATGAATATGCCTACCTGAAGGCAATAGTACTCTTCAGTCcag ATCATCCAGGCCTAGAAAACATGGAACAAATTGAGAAATTTCAGGAAAAGGCATATGTGGAATTCCAAGATTATATAACCAAAACATATCCAGATGACACCTACAG GTTGTCCAGACTGCTACTCAGATTGCCTGCTTTGAGATTGATGAATGCTACCATCACTGAAGAACTGTTTTTCAAAGGTCTCATTGGCAATGTAAGAATTGACAGTGTCAtcccacatattttaaaaatggagcctGCAGATTATAACTCACAAATAATTGGTCACAGCATTTGA
- the NR2C1 gene encoding nuclear receptor subfamily 2 group C member 1 isoform X1 produces the protein MATIEEIAHQIIEQQMGEIVTEQQTGQKIQIVTALDHNTQGKQFILTNHDGSTPSKVILARQDSTPGKVFLTTPDAAGVNQLFFTTPDLSAQHLQLLTDNSSPDQGPNKVFDLCVVCGDKASGRHYGAVTCEGCKGFFKRSIRKNLVYSCRGSKDCIINKHHRNRCQYCRLQRCIAFGMRQDSVQCERKPIEVSREKSSNCAASTEKIYIRKDLRSPLAATPTFVTDSETARSAGLLDSGMFVNIHQSGIKTESTVLMTPDKAESCQGDLSTLASVVTSLANFGKTKDLSQNSNEMSVIESLSNGDTSLCEFHQEMQTSGDVSRAFDTLAKALNPGESTACQSSVQGMEGSVHLIAGDSSINYIEKEGPLLSDSHVAFRLTMPSPMPEYLNVHYIGESASRLLFLSMHWALSIPSFQALGQENSISLVKAYWNELFTLGLAQCWQVMNVATILATFVNCLHSSLQQDKMSTERRKLLMEHIFKLQEFCNSMVKLCIDGYEYAYLKAIVLFSPDHPGLENMEQIEKFQEKAYVEFQDYITKTYPDDTYRLSRLLLRLPALRLMNATITEELFFKGLIGNVRIDSVIPHILKMEPADYNSQIIGHSI, from the exons ATTGTTACCGAGCAGCAAACTGGCCAGAAAATCCAGATCGTGACGGCACTTGATCATAATACACAAGGCAAGCAGTTCATTCTGACAAATCACGATGGCTCTACCCCAAGCAAAGTCATTCTGGCCAGGCAAGATTCCACTCCAGGGAAAGTTTTCCTCACTACTCCAGATGCAGCAGGTGTTAATCAGTTATTTTTTACAACTCCTGATCTGTCTGCACAACATCTCCAG CTCTTAACAGATAATTCTTCCCCAGACCAAGGACCAAATAAGGTTTTTGATCTTTGCGTAGTATGTGGAGACAAAGCATcag GACGTCATTATGGAGCAGTAACCTGTGAAGGCtgcaaaggattttttaaaagaagcatccGAAAAAATTTAGTTTATTCATGTCGAGGATCAAAGGACTGTATTATCAATAAACACCATCGAAACCGCTGTCAATACTGCAGGTTACAGAGATGTATTGCATTTGGAATGAGACAAGACT CTGTTCAGTGTGAAAGAAAACCTATTGAAGTATCACGAGAAAAATCTTCCAACTGCGCCGCTTCAACAGAAAAGATCTACATCCGAAAAGACCTTCGAAGTCCATTAGCTGCAACTCCAACTTTTGTAACAGATAGTGAAACTGCAAG GTCAGCAGGGCTGTTAGATTCAGGAATGTTTGTGAATATTCACCAGTCTGGAATAAAAACTGAGTCAACTGTGCTGATGACACCAGATAAG gctgaatcaTGTCAGGGAGATTTAAGTACATTGGCCAGTGTCGTTACATCATTAGCAAATTTTGGAAAAACTAAAGATCTTTCTCAGAATAGTAATGAAATGTCTGTGATTGAAAGCTTAAGTAATGGTGATACCTCTTTATGTGAATTTCATCAAGAAATGCAGACCAGTGGAGATGTTTCAAG GGCATTTGACACTCTTGCAAAAGCATTGAATCCTGGAGAGAGCACAGCCTGTCAGAGCTCAGTACAGGGCATGGAAGGAAGCGTACACCTAATTGCTGGAGACTCGAGCATAAATTACATCGAGAAAGAGGGGCCACTTCTCAGCGATTCACATGTAGCTTTCAGg CTCACCATGCCTTCTCCTATGCCTGAGTACCTGAATGTGCACTACATTGGGGAGTCTGCCTCCAGGCTGCTGTTCTTATCAATGCACTGGGCACTTTCGATTCCTTCCTTCCAGGCTCTAGG ACAAGAAAATAGCATATCATTGGTGAAAGCTTACTGGAATGAACTTTTTACTCTTGGTCTTGCCCAGTGTTGGCAGGTGATGAATGTGGCAACTATATTAGCAACATTTGTCAATTGTCTTCACAGTAGCCTTCAACAGG ataaaatgtcaacagaaagaagaaaattattgatGGAGCACATCTTTAAACTACAGGAGTTCTGTAACAGCATGGTTAAACTCTGCATTGATGGGTATGAATATGCCTACCTGAAGGCAATAGTACTCTTCAGTCcag ATCATCCAGGCCTAGAAAACATGGAACAAATTGAGAAATTTCAGGAAAAGGCATATGTGGAATTCCAAGATTATATAACCAAAACATATCCAGATGACACCTACAG GTTGTCCAGACTGCTACTCAGATTGCCTGCTTTGAGATTGATGAATGCTACCATCACTGAAGAACTGTTTTTCAAAGGTCTCATTGGCAATGTAAGAATTGACAGTGTCAtcccacatattttaaaaatggagcctGCAGATTATAACTCACAAATAATTGGTCACAGCATTTGA